In one Rhopalosiphum padi isolate XX-2018 chromosome 3, ASM2088224v1, whole genome shotgun sequence genomic region, the following are encoded:
- the LOC132927025 gene encoding uncharacterized protein LOC132927025 has protein sequence MNRKGDKKDNANIRRLKQLKQKLKPYRDKHTMDCIKMITKSVKLVEHWETLESVLTEGHTHEDVKKCLQNAVNKITVNGVYNSERMMGHFDMTVDLVENMTNVDINSTAIAIDEINPFKMNSPALFANTVNPFKINSSAIYNNTENPIEIKSSENNVNKVNCDNIEPTGNVINKFNHLHLHGCKCYRK, from the exons ATGAATCGGAAAGGGGACAAAAAAGATAATGCTAACATCCGCCGTCTAAAGCAATTGAAACAA aaattaaaaccGTATCGAGACAAACATACTATGGACTGTATAAAGATGATCACTAAGTCAGTGAAACTGGTTGAACATTGGGAGACCCTCGAAAGTGTGCTAACTGAGGGCCATACCCATGAAGATGTTAAGAAATGTCTTCAAAACGCAGTGAACAAGATTACTGTAAACGGAGTTTACAACAGTGAACGTATGATGGGCCACTTTGACATGACAGTGGATTTGGTTGAAAATATGACAAATGTTGACATTAACTCAACTGCGATAGCAATCGATGAAATAAATCCTTTTAAAATGAACTCACCAGCACTCTTTGCTAATACAGTGAATCCTTTTAAAATCAACTCATcagcaatttataataatacagagaATCCTATAGAAATTAAATCGTCAGAAAATAATGTCAACAAAGTGAATTGTGATAACATTGAGCCAACAGGTaatgtaataaacaaatttaatcattTGCACCTCCACGGTTGTAAATGTTATaggaaataa